The region TTTTTTGGATTGCACAAGCTCAGGAAAAAACATGTATATAAACTGTAACATTTCTATATTAGTGTCACGGTATGGTTTAAATTAAGCGCTTCATTCATTTACACTATGATTCAGATATGGTAGTTGAACTGTACTCGGGGCCTGTCTTTCTTCTGGAGTGAACAGGCTGTCCAGCAGAAACTGCTGTCTCTGTACACCACATTGAGCTTAGCCTGGCAGGGGCAAGGGCCTTGTAGGGCAGGGCCCCCCatttcttctgtgtaaaaaccTGGGGTGCAGGTGCACTAACCTCACAGCGTCGCAGTCTTTGCAAACAGCATTAATATGTTTCTACATGGAGGAGCAACTGTCTGAATCCATGCACACATTGGATTATTTAGTGCATGCTCTAATGAaagcccttttaaaaaaacagttatgcTGACATACTTGCTACTTCATGTCTGATTGCAGCTCAGCCACAGTGTGCAAGGCTCTGTTGAAAGCCTTGTGATGCACAACAATTATAATCAGGGTGTCTGCTGGTCAAGGCTTTGGTTTAGGATAACTTGCTGTGCAGATTACTATCCCTAATTTCCCCCCTAAAAATAGGTGCAATTCACTGAAAAGGAATGTAAACTTAGATTGCGCATGAGCTTTTGGTTTTGTTGCCGTTGTTACACctgctacatacagtaaaggTAATATGATTATTGATTGGATTATTAGCTCAGTCAACAGGCATAATTGGACCGGCTccagtttaaaaacagaaaaaaagtgaatttgaAAAGTGGTTATATGAATAAAGGCGCTACTATATGTAATACAAGGCATAGCAGCTATTTATGAAACTACAATTCCTAACCGGCGTAgtgtataatttaaaaacattttgttctgtACTGCTGGTTCACTGAGCCCAGAGATGATGGATTCTGTTATTGAAATAACGGTTGAGGTGATAAATGGCTCCAGTGGTAATTCTGCTACATCTGTCACTTCTGAGAGGTATATGATTCGCTGTGTGAGAAATAAATAGAAGCTTCAGTCTACCACATTGCTAGACAATGTCTTTGATTAATTGTTGCACGTCTGATATCACAAATAACTGTAAATTACCAGcaggaaatatttcattttgaagCAGCTCTCCCAGCTGCTACACTACAGGTGATTGACAAGCTTGAGTGCTGTGCTGTCAAGACATATTTTGTCCCACTTTTGCCTTGCAGGTAATGTATGAGAAAACTTAACCcatatgatctttttttttaactgctatCCATTGCATTAAGAGTTCATCTGCTACTGAAAGTTTAAGTAGTTGCAGAAGTGAAGATGAGCCCAATGCCCACTTGtaaatatttcttttcattGGGTTTAATTTAATagataaaataatatgaatgaGAGATGGGtgcttcatttttttacaaaaaactaAACATAGCTGGAGTCAATGTCGTTGGACATGATTAAGGATGTTGTGCATTGCCTGTCTTGTTTGTATTTGAAAGCCCAGGTGTAAAAACGATCGGCTCTCGCCAAGAGATGAGAGAGCGCCGAGTGACTAATTCCACCAACTGCTCGGCAGCACAGCTTGGGAAATCCTGGTTGCCATCAGCTAGGGAGGGGACCATGACCTGGCTTGAACCTGCAATGGCTGGGTGCTGGAGCTCACCCTGAGCTCAGGTGAGTGTCTTAACAGGTTGAACACTTAGGAGGCCCTTATCTACCACCATTTTGAGCAGGTCAGGGAGAGGAAGAAAGGATGCCATCCCATCAACTCCTTCATTTGCCAGTTCCCTCATTTTGGAAAATATTCCTGTCAAGTTCCTTGGACACACGATTCCCATAAGGAAGGTTACAGATGGGTAGAGGCCACTATGTTATCAACTCTGTCAGGCTCCTCTCCTGAAATTATAATCCTTACTTTTGTACTGTGCTTTCAAAGCAAGCATCATAGTATACCACTTCAGTACAACATTTTATCTgatattatatatagtattaaTATATCTAATCCTTAATCACAGTTCCTCAGTGGCTGTCTCCCCTGTTTACTAAGGGATCCTGATAATTTGAAAAGACTAGCGTGATACAGGATGTTTTTTCTGGCGTTCTGTCTAAACTGAGTGTGAAAGCACACGTAGATATTCTATTAAACGTACGATTCCAGTTTCACCTGCTGCCATTGTTTTGTTCTTGGAGCAAACTGCTGATGGTAAGCTTTTTATTaccagaaaataatgttttatttttaaaaaatcaacagcGCAAGTGTGGACTCATCTGAAATTTAACAAATCAATGTACTGAGGTTCCACTAGTACATATGTATAAAGTACTGCAACTCACttacttttaaaatagaaaaattagATTAAACCATGTGGTAATTATCACATCCTGTGTTATGTAAATGTATGCATTTAGATGCTCTCCTGTGAATGTTTTAAACAGTTTAACTGCTTCTGAAATATCTTTTCAGGTATGCTAAAAATAGCCTAAAAGGTGCTTGCTGTTTCACTGTACAAACCACAGGGAAAggattgaaataattaaatggcAGAAGGCTTTGAAATGTAGTTTTCCTTTCGTCTGGGAGATTTGCCAGAGACAGATAAATTATGACTTGGTTCATCCTCACCAGATCCCACCATTTGGCTttctgacccccccccccagaattcgcacacaaacacaggggggaaaaaaagcttatCCAAGTATATATTTTAGGTGTTGTTTCGGCAATAAAACACACTGGGtataaaacatttcaacatTCTAGAAAATTCCAGGTAGAAGCCGGTAGGGCACCGAGTCCGTGTACCGCTTCCAGTCCTTGCCGTACTTGCTGGAGCAGCGGTGCTCGTCCCGGATGCAGCGGTGGACCAGCAGGATCGTCATGTAGATGATGTAGAAGTAAGGCAGGAGGTGGCCGAACCCGCAGGCCAAGCAGTAGGACAGGGAGCCCGTGAGATCGCCCGTGTAGTTGAAATGCCGAGCCACCCCCCAGAAGCCCGAAATCATCAGCTTGCTCTGGTGCCTGCTGCCGTCCACGGAGTTGTAGGAGCACGGGATGTAGGCCGGCCTCTTGCCCCAGATTATACAGTTGCCGTCCGTGCGGCGGAACAAGTCTTTCTGGTGGTTCGTCATCCTGAAGACGTAGTAACCCACCAGGCCCAAGAAGAGCACGCCCACGGAGTTTGCAGTCGACAGCTGGACTGGATGGTACACCAAGTACAGACCCTGAGGATGAGACAAAGGTCAGTCAAATGAACATGTAAAGCTTTTGTGAACAGGAAAAGCTTATATGGACCTTGCAGTCCCATCTATTTCCATCCTCcttttagcatttttaatttgCCCTTTACCTAATCAGGCAGGAACAGATGCAATTCTGTTTTACATACAAACCTCCTCTCTTTCTTATTTCCCCCACAATGAACTGGATGCTGTGAATACATGGGGAATTGGAACAAACCTGGAGTGTATACAGGAACGGCAGCCACACACAATCTCCCCATCCGAGGTACCAGCCAAAATGGTCATGGCAAATATCGATGGTCTTCAGGTACCAAGCTTCATTCCAGAAAAAATCCAGGACATAGATCGCCTGAAATGCCAACAAAACTCAAGAATGGACCTCTTTTAAATTTGTCACCAAACTTTCACATGATAAATGTAATGCACATTTAAAAACTGTGCCGTGGCTTTGCAAGTAGCAAGTGTACATGTCTGACATCACACGAGAGTACTACTGATAGCTTAAGGAGGCATGGGAACTTATATTGTATCACCTTTGAGTTGTCTGAagtgcaacatactgtaagtaaccaCCCCAGCCATATGTGTGATAACTATAAGTTCCTGAAACACAGCACTGTAATAAAACCTAAAGGTAGtgtctttttttccaatttcaattttttttcccaatttctACCATTACTTTGCCCAGATCAGCAGAGTTAGGCCCTGTCCAAGACTATTGTTTCATCTCAAGATCTTACTAAATCGAGAGTTACCAAGACACTAACGGAAGGAATGTCTTTTAAATAAACCATTAAACTTAAAAAGTGCTACAGTATCAGAATggtgttttatttgaaatgcaAGAGTTTTACAAAACTGTTGGTCTGATATAGCATAGCACAAcgctcagttttaaatacagatCCTTCTTACCTGGAGAACATTGACCAAGATCATCGAGTTGGTCACCTGTCCGTAGAGCTCCTGCTGTTTGGCAGCATAAGAGAGGTTGATGAGGGTCCAGGCTATGATTCCTGGGCGCCCATTGAAGAAGAGTTTGAAATCGAACCACTTCCCAATCCGGGGATTGAACTCTATTCCCATCATGTAGTCATAGAAGAAATTGCCAGTGAATTTGCTGCAACATAAAAATGAGATTAGTGAGTGTAATGAACACTATTACCACAAAGAATACTCATTATGTTCAGAACATTATAGTGAGGTTAACAACTATGGTTTTAGTTGCAAATTTTTACAGCTTGGTAAAAAGGAGCTTTTGTCATCCACCTTGAGGCCAATAATTTACACAAACAGCTATATTCAAAAATTCCAATTATGCAGGGTAAATCTGCAACACAGAGAACCACAAATACGTAGAGGAGTTTAGGAATACATACCAGTCTTTTTTATTGGTGGGGAAGAGGTATGCCTTTACAAATGCAAATGTGGACACCGCATAACCCAGAATATTGGTGCACCAAAGCAAAGGAATCCAGTTATCAAAAATGATAGTAGGAGAAAACCACTTGAAGTAATAAGCATTTGCAAACCACAGTATGTGAGTTATAATCCAGGACTGCAGTCCGTTGATCTCATATTTATTTACAATGCCtgcatggaaaaacaaaatacagaacaggttgtttaaaaatacaatacttttttttgaCTGGCAATAACATCTGTATATTCTCACTTTTTGGTTGCTGAAGGGAACACAtggagaaacaaaataaaatccctGTTCTTTGACTACTCTCACTCAAGTTGTACGTTTTTGAGAACATCTTAAACATTTGTGTATATTATGTGGTCAGGGATAACATATAGTACAACCCAAATTAATGTAAGCATGACATATAATTGGTTTCTACACTGAACCATGGAACTAGTTTCTATATGTTGCCCCTACCCAGaggtaattattttaattgatgaAATATACAGTTGAACAGATCCTGCTACTTCTATTATTAGAATATTATCATTCGCCTGCAGACAAGAAATTAACTACATATGTTTTATGTCATACTTTTAAGGTAAGATTTAGAAGACTTTTACTATACAACAACAATAACCCACTGTTCATAAGATGAACATGAATTAACTACACACTTTGCAAAGTGTTCACTAAGTTATTCAATCTGTTGATTCACAATATTAAATTTTGCACTGCAAAAGGTGGACATGTGCTATGCTACAGCTTGCCTTGGTTCTCTAAATAATCGTGCTTGAACATGTCGGCTCTGTGTTCTGTGTGCGTTTCCACCTGAACAGAAACTGTACCTGCTGGTGTGTGTGCGCCATCTTGGACTCCGCCCACATATCCTGGCAGGAACTTGTGACACACATCGGGGACACACATGTAGAGCACAATCTGAAACAGACACAGGCGTGTTCTGTTAGCAAAGAGCAGTTACTTCCATTTGTAACACCATAAACACAGACCTCTAACAGGTGTGTACATCAACAGTGACTGCAATACTTATATACAGCGAGAaatcacactgtactgtaatacaatGACAATATTGTGAAGGACTTGTAGGCATTTTCCctcattataatatataataaatcccgcagtatattttctactcaAATGCATATAAAgcaaaactgtatttaaaagagTGCACCTTATCCCTCATATAGTAAACAGGGGACCAATCACCATGCgacaaaactaaaaattaaacatcactaaaagaaaaatcaattccTGTGAGCATTTAGGGAACTACTTTACTGTGTAGGCTACTGTTTTGCTGACCTGGAAAGAAACCCAGATGGCGTAGATCTTTG is a window of Lepisosteus oculatus isolate fLepOcu1 chromosome 21, fLepOcu1.hap2, whole genome shotgun sequence DNA encoding:
- the dhcr7 gene encoding 7-dehydrocholesterol reductase isoform X2, which gives rise to MATPQLSTTTKKRNKSSANGVSSSEKGKLGQWGRAWEVDWFSLVSVILLLCLAPFIVFYFVMACDQYQCSVTAPVLDLYSGKSTLIDIWNRAPSFRWSAAKIYAIWVSFQIVLYMCVPDVCHKFLPGYVGGVQDGAHTPAGIVNKYEINGLQSWIITHILWFANAYYFKWFSPTIIFDNWIPLLWCTNILGYAVSTFAFVKAYLFPTNKKDCKFTGNFFYDYMMGIEFNPRIGKWFDFKLFFNGRPGIIAWTLINLSYAAKQQELYGQVTNSMILVNVLQAIYVLDFFWNEAWYLKTIDICHDHFGWYLGWGDCVWLPFLYTLQGLYLVYHPVQLSTANSVGVLFLGLVGYYVFRMTNHQKDLFRRTDGNCIIWGKRPAYIPCSYNSVDGSRHQSKLMISGFWGVARHFNYTGDLTGSLSYCLACGFGHLLPYFYIIYMTILLVHRCIRDEHRCSSKYGKDWKRYTDSVPYRLLPGIF
- the dhcr7 gene encoding 7-dehydrocholesterol reductase isoform X1, with protein sequence MTFIVTVPLRDSERPWLCAFPTNIHNTPISSGHLKGVMATPQLSTTTKKRNKSSANGVSSSEKGKLGQWGRAWEVDWFSLVSVILLLCLAPFIVFYFVMACDQYQCSVTAPVLDLYSGKSTLIDIWNRAPSFRWSAAKIYAIWVSFQIVLYMCVPDVCHKFLPGYVGGVQDGAHTPAGIVNKYEINGLQSWIITHILWFANAYYFKWFSPTIIFDNWIPLLWCTNILGYAVSTFAFVKAYLFPTNKKDCKFTGNFFYDYMMGIEFNPRIGKWFDFKLFFNGRPGIIAWTLINLSYAAKQQELYGQVTNSMILVNVLQAIYVLDFFWNEAWYLKTIDICHDHFGWYLGWGDCVWLPFLYTLQGLYLVYHPVQLSTANSVGVLFLGLVGYYVFRMTNHQKDLFRRTDGNCIIWGKRPAYIPCSYNSVDGSRHQSKLMISGFWGVARHFNYTGDLTGSLSYCLACGFGHLLPYFYIIYMTILLVHRCIRDEHRCSSKYGKDWKRYTDSVPYRLLPGIF